In Acanthopagrus latus isolate v.2019 chromosome 16, fAcaLat1.1, whole genome shotgun sequence, one DNA window encodes the following:
- the alms1 gene encoding uncharacterized protein alms1 yields MEPPEREAASPQLPAHEDVSQSAGQTLINQLGAQTHGSASQDQEQYRQGTDGWEPSLQTEFQDSNLSPALPLFPVHSGVEHMFTEYSLFQQSDNEFVPLRSYPDISMASEKFHFPPQDHTTQASECSSLSQHPLAQATVLSEEGVSSCGSLSQHSLSPGDKDRQKDTDKLEGPSRDDTGNRKKDADTVTDPSDKPAGQAVEDETFFLNKDIPAQHLLELLQKDIGMLSSSSSAVSSASATSVKIAVSFSKESKSTQVCKPEIDRSTVRREGPPGEASRPQQQTQQPDRDQSRTLSSEVCNITMGVRSTRPDENSEELHRELLSEVERSSSHEAESKNQPQQSLTQPGQSFTPYPTKMSEGKPGVTRSNLGGMPWTGPFSAGIERCPREQDLWSSGNQTGIDGSYLGFLPQSQSTPGVFKAPPKSSVKAKLSLIESNKESSCQSSTENSPQQDVPRADVHHPDSSNQCQEKATTAQVQSLPSLSYMQKVDAWRTNQTSGKTSLFDSLALQGFSGVSPKKKAYDAVSDTLNRLLSQQTRSLQQPPVSAAASQGVTQSSSTSPSFSRRGEAVGRAPSDKDNAGSTKRPSTSTFGTSQSHSSVSTVVMSVKKDQETERRLEEEKSDTQDYVSHQPSAIDQPLPRMSLGQFSDVSLDQDLALSSSQDSYNSGVKLGTSIGASSVVSLEVDNYVPHWTSKLSTPPPQPKPRELNIEERIPLYLHNLGIDQSPSTILTPFAPRGPIREPEFSPTDLCTIKGSIGTPTKSTQLSEVGSHHKGEFSRSSILSVDSSISIPLSVDSLGPAASLSERTRRLSLSSDTDSNQSERRLAPSSEPDEDSYPSTLQTALQQQRDSSLTSSQNTLQPGDRFGSDPSLRSDLESPLQTSRSMEQSGEASFVSSKALLEIRKLLSQAENMVSAGSSVASPAAPRLPLSDEDIFLSARKKTSQLQESSFSSSSATGNPRTRSSLLWARSSSDSMLTSEKLRETSIGRESVTSSGPSNYPSTQPLVTAPATGTYRKPPDSSVSRGAGTSFVLSQSARRAEPEGCSAAPPDNTLPPPPAIIIPSPALTTQQLTSTPADMAEEEEQTAMEGPLQSSSSSPILEDVDQGVMSDGSSESLLAVRVARLLQSESPATMVSSTPSVTDQEESKAREWIKLKISGQQCEPLELDKEDRERIEEIKRELLLKNPMKSQGSTDTESSAASSFRAPRRQEEAQQVQTFTTLGDTNDQPPEALQGVSTDPSDSSVQLQNPPHPDLEAQIREIAAREGVTLPKTNPRAITSITIATRRRSSSPSPSTSPATPLSPASEPLHLTELSTGAVNFLKANKQLPPIMDEEDKTSQLASGEQRREDAVGGQSEEPPPSTLGVGREDVNIKNDSTPSFRRDDKLSVQDSSVSGQTTASSTSESPPKTGHISHVHLTLSPKANNHSLASAVTGLPRKEFVPLRHSSSPASSPDEGVGLSSPPEWCDNREPTRQRGTERADTSTLFKTAATQDRMTSTSSRFFTPSHRAAVSPRPLTTESPAVPVLLPYKPRGSEELFYVPQTEADSSSTDTTIESTHTGSDDAVPPRFSSEVLGHRDPGLDRGVSIRHTEGIYSKRLKTSSFKMSKAGEHRGVSVSTEETSETATQTPKPSSQVSVAFTRVPLSSNQETSRRDQGTSPVQFLSYDQPEPRSERFQPVHVEISHRLHGSSVLQAGLERDQDRRDSAQQSSSNLDQLWQRFCARWSLEESRPVSDREASLLERLERLSRLIHNTRDENLSEVYGDPGEKRGRRGGDERMKSNIDGEARELERRVRGGREAESEPQIPQRLPTEEASPPADEDSSTSSFSHASSQSQLIYPADREESETLSTAGSMSTVDTARLIRAFGAHRVQHVKTSSGLRKLYNTINRQKDGREQRRGRDKEPPQIIMMSETTGTDESVAADSASSTSTYSLPSQHVPSRTLTAKKAVKLVSKGIQAGDLELVSNGTRRHTRDVGMTFPSPGETRTYGRVSSSSSSSERGRGGQRKSKRSPTKTYPEGVSWFISADELRPDARKENRPEEEESTWRPNTAWFEPYSRMKPWREPLRQRQVLEDRNTQPRFILHHETDLDPRTKTTSSSPTRISLQEALAMRRPEFISQSRQRVKRLARQMEERKLQEVFSREREELFSRPGGPGRLPKPAGTAQLRRAVPRKEMIQRSKQIYENLPEVQRRKEEERRKAEYRTYRLNAQLYNKRITGRVLGRRTAWH; encoded by the exons AGGGAAGCGGCATCTCCTCAGTTGCCAGCACATGAAGATGTGAGTCAGTCGGCTGGACAAACATTGATAAACCAACTGGGAGCCCAGACTCATGGCAGTGCCAGTCAGGACCAGGAGCAGTACAGGCAGGGAACAGATGGCTGGGAGCCCTCTTTGCAGACAG AATTCCAGGACAGTAACCTGTCTCCAGCCCTTCCCCTGTTTCCTGTTCACTCTGGTGTGGAGCACATGTTCACGGAATATTCTTTATTCCAACAAAGTGACAATGAATTTGTGCCTTTAAg GTCATACCCCGACATTTCCATGGCATCAGAGAAGTTTCACTTTCCGCCCCAGGATCACACCACTCAGGCCTCTGAGTGCAGCTCATTGTCCCAGCACCCTTTGGCCCAAGCAACTGTCCTGTCTGAAGAAGGAGTGAGCAGCTGCGGCTCTCTGTCCCAGCACAGTTTGTCACCaggggacaaagacagacaaaaggaCACTGACAAACTGGAAGGTCCATCCAGAGATGATACAGGCAACAGGAAGAAGGACGCAGACACTGTAACTGACCCTTCAGACAAGCCAGCAGGACAGGCTGTTGAAGATGAGACATTCTTTCTGAATAAGGATATTCCTGCCCAGCACCTTCTCGAGCTCCTTCAGAAAGATATCGGCATgctaagcagcagcagcagtgctgtgtCTTCTGCCTCAGCGACCTCTGTGAAGATTGCTGTATCCTTTTCCAAAGAGTCTAAAAGCACTCAAGTTTGCAAACCAGAGATCGACCGAAGTACTGTGAGAAGAGAAGGTCCTCCAGGTGAAGCTTCTCGTCCccagcagcagacacaacaaCCTGATCGAGATCAGTCACGGACATTGTCATCTGAGGTCTGTAACATCACCATGGGGGTCCGCAGCACTCGCCCTGATGAGAATAGTGAAGAGCTACACAGAGAGCTGTTGTCTGAGgtagagaggagcagcagccatGAAGCTGAATCTAAAAACCAACCACAGCAAAGCCTAACACAACCCGGTCAGTCTTTCACACCATATCCTACGAAGATGTCTGAAGGCAAGCCAGGTGTCACCAGATCAAATCTGGGTGGCATGCCATGGACAGGCCCATTTTCAGCTGGTATTGAACGGTGTCCCAGAGAGCAAGACCTCTGGTCATCTGGGAACCAAACAGGGATTGATGGATCATATCTGGGTTTCCTTCCACAATCTCAGTCCACTCCAGGTGTTTTTAAAGCCCCACCCAAATCCAGTGTCAAGGCTAAACTTTCTCTAATAGAATCCAATAAAGAGAGCTCCTGTCAGTCAAGCACAGAGAACTCTCCACAGCAAGATGTTCCTAGAGCTGATGTCCACCACCCAGACTCGTCAAATCAGTGCCAAGAGAAAGCTACCACTGCACAAGTCCAGTCTCTCCCAAGTCTCAGCTATATGCAGAAAGTAGATGCTTGGAGGACAAACCAAACTTCAGGCAAGACGTCCCTATTTGATAGCTTGGCACTGCAAGGTTTTTCTGGCGTCTCTCCTAAAAAGAAAGCTTACGATGCAGTATCTGACACCCTGAATCGCCTTCTGAGTCAGCAGACGAGGAGTTTACAACAGCCtcctgtttcagctgctgccaGTCAGGGTGTTACACagagctcctccacctctccctctttttcaagAAGAGGGGAGGCGGTTGGCAGGGCTCCCAGTGATAAAGACAACGCTGGGTCTACAAAAAGACCCTCTACCTCAACTTTTGGCACGTCACAGTCCCACTCCTCTGTTAGCACAGTGGTCATGTCAGTAAAGAAAGATCAGGAGACAGAAAGACGTctagaagaagagaagagtgaCACTCAGGATTATGTCAGTCATCAGCCAAGTGCCATAGATCAGCCATTGCCCCGCATGAGCCTTGGTCAGTTCAGTGATGTGTCACTTGATCAAGATTTGGCACTCTCAAGTTCCCAAGACAGTTACAACAGTGGAGTTAAATTAGGAACTTCAATTGGAGCTTCTTCTGTTGTGAGCCTTGAGGTAGATAACTACGTCCCGCACTGGACCTCAAAGCTATCCACACCACCACCTCAGCCCAAGCCGCGAGAGCTCAACATTGAAGAACGAATTCCG ttgTATCTCCATAACCTGGGGATTGACCAGTCTCCCTCAACAATCCTAACTCCATTTGCACCCAGAGGCCCAATCAGAGAGCCTGAATTCTCTCCCACTGATCTCTGTACAATTAAAGGATCTATTGGAACCCCCACCAAGAGCACCCAACTCTCTGAAG ttgGCAGTCACCATAAAGGAGAGTTTTCCAGGTCCAGCATCCTGTCAGTGGATTCTAGCATATCCATCCCGTTGAGCGTGGATAGTCTCGGTCCAGCTGCATCTCTTTCAGAGCGGACCAGACGGCTTTCTCTCTCATCAGATACAGATTCGAACCAGAGTGAACGCAGACTGGCCCCCTCGTCTGAGCCCGATGAAGACTCTTATCCCTCCACGCTGCAGACAGCcttacagcagcagagagacagcagcctAACCAGCAGCCAGAACACCCTCCAGCCAGGAGACAGGTTTGGCTCTGACCCCTCGTTACGTAGTGACTTGGAGTCACCTTTGCAAACGAGCCGTAGTATGGAGCAAAGCGGAGAAGCTTCGTTTGTTAGTTCCAAGGCCTTGTTGGAGATCCGTAAGCTGCTCTCTCAGGCAGAAAACATGGTCTCTGCTGGGTCTTCAGTGGCTTCCCCTGCAGCGCCCCGTCTCCCACTCTCTGATGAGGACATTTTCCTATCAGCCAGGAAGAAAACCAGCCAACTCCAGGAAtcctcattttcctcctcctctgcgaCTGGAAATCCCAGAACTCGATCCTCCTTGCTGTGGGCCAGGTCCTCGTCTGACTCTATGCTGACCTCAGAGAAACTGAGAGAAACCTCTATTGGTCGAGAGAGTGTGACTTCATCAGGGCCATCTAATTATCCATCCACACAACCTCTTGTTACAGCACCGGCTACAGGTACATACAGAAAGCCACCGGACAGCAGTGTTAGTAGAGGTGCAGGGACGTCTTTTGTCCTCTCTCAATCAGCCCGGCGGGCAGAGCCTGAGGGTTGCAGTGCTGCTCCCCCTGACAACACACTCCCACCCCCGCCAGCAATCATCATTCCTTCACCAGCCTTGACTACACAACAGCTCACCTCCACTCCTGCAGAcatggcagaggaggaagaacagacTGCCATGGAAGGTCCATTACAGAGTAGCTCCTCTTCACCCATCCTAGAGGACGTTGACCAGGGTGTGATGAGTGATGGAAGCAGTGAGAGCTTGCTGGCAGTCAGAGTGGCCAGATTACTGCAGAGTGAATCCCCTGCCACCATGGTGTCTAGTACACCCAGTGTCACCGACCAGGAGGAGAGCAAAGCCAGAG agtGGATCAAGCTGAAGATATCCGGACAGCAGTGTGAGCCTCTTGAGTTGgacaaagaagacagagagcGGATTGAAGAGATCAAGAGAGAGCTGCTGTTAAAAAACCCCATGAAG agtCAGGGTAGCACAGACACGGAGAGCAGTGCAGCATCCAGCTTTAGAGCCCCAAGGCGGCAGGAAGAGGCTCAGCAAGTGCAGACATTCACCACCCTCGGTGACACTAACGATCAGCCACCCGAGGCACTGCAGGGTGTCAGCACTGATCCTTCTGACTCCAGTGTGCAGCTTCAAAACCCTCCTCATCCGGATCTAGAGGCTCAAATACGTGAGATCGCTGCCAGAGAAGGGGTAACACTCCCTAAGACGAACCCTAGGGCCATTACATCTATTACCATCGCCACCCGCAGGCGCTCCAGCTCCCCTTCACCTTCCACGTCACCCGCAACTCCTCTCAGTCCTGCATCAGAGCCACTTCACCTGACAGAGCTTTCTACAGGAGCAGTGAACTTCCTTAAAGCTAACAAGCAGCTTCCCCCCATCATGGATGAAGAAGATAAGACTTCTCAGTTAGCGTcaggggagcagaggagggaagatgCTGTAGGAGGCCAAAGTGAGGAGCCTCCTCCATCCACTCTGGGTGTAGGTAGAGAGGAcgtgaatattaaaaatgacagcACACCGTCTTTCAGGCGAGATGACAAGTTATCCGTCCAGGACAGCTCTGTTTCTGGTCAAACCACAGCTTCATCTACATCTGAATCTCCACCCAAGACAGGTCACATCTCACACGTCCATCTCACTCTGTCCCCCAAAGCCAACAATCACAGCTTGGCCTCTGCTGTTACAGGACTGCCTCGTAAAGAATTTGTCCCCCTCAGACACTCGTCTTCTCCTGCCAGCAGTCCAGACGAAGGTGTCGGGTTGTCCAGTCCACCAGAGTGGTGCGACAACAgagagccaacaagacaacgAGGGACAGAAAGAGCCGACACCTCCACATTGTTTAAAACCGCTGCGACTCAGGACAGGATGACGTCCACATCCTCACGGTTCTTTACACCaagtcacagagctgcagtgtcaCCAAGACCCTTAACCACCGAATCACCAG CTGTGCCTGTGTTGCTGCCTTACAAACCCCGCGGCAGTGAGGAGCTCTTCTACGTCCCTCAAACCGAAGCTGATTCCTCCTCTACTGACACCACCATTGAGAGCACCCACACAG GTTCAGACGACGCTGTGCCTCCACGCTTCAGCAGTGAGGTCCTCGGACACAGAGACCCGGGGCTGGACCGTGGAGTCtccatcagacacacagaggggaTCTACAGCAAGAGGCTGAAGACAAGCAGCTTCAAAATGAGCAAGGCTGGAGAACACAGAG gtgtgtctgtgtcaacAGAGGAAACCTCTGAAACTGCGACTCAAACTCCAAAGCCATCTTCTCAGGTGTCAGTTGCCTTCACCAGAGTGCCTTTATCGAGCAACCAGGAGACCTCCAGGAGAGACCAGGGGACCAGCCCGGTGCAGTTCCTCAGCTATGATCAACCAGAACCCAGAAGTGAGAGATTTCAGCCGGTTCATGTGGAAATCAGCCATCGCCTACACGGGAGCTCTGTTCTTCAGGCTGGATTGGAGCGAGATCAGGACAGGAGGGACTCTgcccagcagagcagcagcaatcTGGACCAGCTGTGGCAGAGGTTCTGTGCCCGGTGGAGTCTGGAGGAGTCCCGACCCGTCAGTGACAGAGAGGCGTCGCTGCTGGAGCGGCTCGAGCGTCTGTCTCGTCTTATTCATAACACTCGGGATGAAAACCTGTCAGAGGTGTATGGTGATCCAGGAGAGAagcgagggaggaggggaggagatgaaagaATGAAGAGTAACATAGATGGTGAAgccagagagctggagaggagagtcAGAGGAGGTAGAGAGGCTGAAAGTGAACCTCAGATCCCACAGAGGCTCCCAACAGAGGAGGCGTCTCCACCTGCAGACGAggactcctccacctccagcttcTCTCACGCCTCCTCCCAGAGTCAGCTCATCTATCCTGCTGACAGAGAAGAGTCTGAGACCCTGTCCACCGCTGGCTCCATGTCCACCGTGGACACGGCGAGGCTAATCCGAGCCTTCGGCGCCCACAGAGTCCAGCATGTGAAGACGAGCTCCGGCCTCAGAAAACTGTACAACACCATCAACAGGCAGAAAGACGGGAGGgaacagagaagagggagagacaaagagccGCCTCAGATCATCATGATGTCAGAGACCACCGGCACTGATGAATCA GTTGCTGCTGATTCTGCATCATCCACCAGCACCTACAGCCTCCCATCACAACACGTCCCCTCCAGAACTCTGACAGCCAAGAAGGCTGTTAAACTGGTCAGCAAAGGCATCCAGGCAG gtGATTTGGAGCTCGTCAGTAATGGGACTCGTCGTCACACCCGAGATGTTGGAATGACGTTTCCATCACCTGGTGAAACCAGAACTTACGGACGGGTCTCATCTTCCTCATCcagctcagagagaggaagaggagggcagAGAAAGAGCAAGAGAAGCCCAACAAAGACCTACCCTGAGG GCGTTTCTTGGTTCATTTCTGCTGACGAGCTGAGGCCAGACGCGAGGAAGGAGAACCggccggaggaggaggagtcgaCATGGAGGCCGAACACCGCCTGGTTTGAGCCGTACAGCAGAATGAAACCATGGAGAGAGCCGCTCAGACAGAGACAAGTCcttgaagacagaaacacacagcccAGGTTTATCCTCCACCATGAAACTGATTTAGACCCAAGAACCAAAACTACATCCTCCAGTCCGACACGGATCTCTCTCCAG GAGGCTCTGGCGATGCGTCGTCCGGAGTTCATCTCTCAGTCCAGGCAGCGGGTGAAGCGCCTGGCTcggcagatggaggagaggaagctgcaggaagtcttcagcagagagagagaagaactGTTCAGCAGGCCCGGAGGACCAGGGAGGCTGCCGAAGCCTGCAG GCACCGCTCAGCTCAGGAGGGCTGTTCCAAGGAAAGAGATGATTCAGAGGTCCAAACA GATTTATGAAAATCTGCCGGAGGTCCAgcggaggaaagaggaggaaagaagaaaagcagagtaTCGAACTTACCGGCTGAACGCTCAACTCTACAACAAG aGAATCACTGGTCGAGTCCTGGGCAGGAGAACAGCGTGGCACTGA